One window of Saccharicrinis carchari genomic DNA carries:
- a CDS encoding 4'-phosphopantetheinyl transferase family protein — protein MPLLLHKETDTGGTVAVWKMKESLDVLFSKLNLHQKDRDKVNAYKLESRKKEFLATRCLIKEVLGIDAVIDYLDSGKPVIKNSDFKISISHTKGYVAVAFSRGEFAGIDIEYPSERVARVYKRFVSPQEELFIPEDKKVEYYTMMWCLKETMYKMYDRKNSIFTINFICHPFQLKKQGAIRATFDFEDCHTMDFEYVTTPAFYLVYHC, from the coding sequence ATGCCTTTACTACTTCACAAAGAAACAGATACGGGTGGCACTGTGGCGGTATGGAAAATGAAAGAGTCTTTGGATGTGCTGTTCTCAAAACTGAACTTGCACCAAAAGGACCGGGACAAAGTAAACGCCTATAAACTGGAAAGCCGTAAAAAAGAATTTTTAGCTACGCGATGTCTCATTAAAGAAGTCCTTGGCATTGATGCGGTTATTGATTATCTTGATTCTGGAAAACCGGTGATTAAAAACTCCGATTTTAAAATAAGTATCAGCCACACCAAGGGGTACGTGGCCGTTGCGTTTTCCAGAGGAGAATTTGCTGGTATTGATATCGAATATCCCTCCGAAAGGGTAGCGCGGGTATATAAACGTTTTGTGAGTCCACAGGAGGAGCTATTTATTCCGGAAGATAAAAAAGTGGAGTATTACACCATGATGTGGTGCCTGAAAGAAACGATGTATAAAATGTACGACCGCAAAAACAGTATCTTTACTATTAATTTCATCTGTCATCCGTTTCAATTAAAAAAGCAAGGAGCAATTCGTGCCACTTTTGACTTTGAAGATTGCCATACCATGGATTTTGAGTATGTAACAACACCGGCCTTTTACTTGGTGTATCATTGCTGA
- a CDS encoding geranylgeranylglyceryl/heptaprenylglyceryl phosphate synthase: MILSSIQRRTNSGKKTFAVLIDPDKFPHENIIRIITAMESASPDIILVGGSLVAGKVDAVVKVLKESMTIPVVLFPGSLLQLSPNADGILFLSLISGRNPELLIGNHVASAPFLKTSGIEVISTGYILIEGGTATSVEYMSQTRPIPANKTEIAVATAMAGEMLGKKLIYLEAGSGAREHVPQEMISAVKKNIEVPLIVGGGLDTAQKVEDACQAGADVIVVGNAFEKDMGLLHHFKRIIHSF; this comes from the coding sequence ATGATATTATCCTCCATACAACGAAGAACAAACAGCGGTAAAAAAACATTTGCTGTCCTTATTGACCCTGATAAGTTCCCACATGAAAATATAATCAGAATTATTACCGCCATGGAGAGTGCCAGCCCCGATATAATATTGGTAGGAGGTAGCTTGGTGGCTGGCAAAGTGGATGCGGTGGTAAAAGTGTTAAAGGAGAGCATGACCATACCGGTTGTTTTGTTTCCGGGCAGCTTGTTGCAACTCAGTCCCAATGCCGATGGTATTTTATTTCTTTCCCTGATATCTGGTCGTAACCCCGAACTGCTTATCGGTAACCATGTTGCCTCGGCTCCGTTTTTAAAAACTTCAGGCATCGAGGTAATTTCTACGGGGTATATTTTAATAGAGGGAGGCACAGCAACATCGGTAGAGTATATGAGCCAAACACGACCTATTCCGGCAAACAAAACCGAAATAGCCGTGGCCACCGCCATGGCCGGCGAAATGTTAGGTAAAAAACTTATTTATCTCGAAGCAGGAAGCGGTGCACGTGAACACGTACCACAGGAAATGATTTCTGCCGTAAAAAAGAATATTGAGGTGCCCCTGATAGTGGGCGGCGGACTGGACACCGCCCAAAAGGTTGAGGATGCCTGCCAGGCAGGGGCCGATGTTATTGTGGTGGGCAATGCGTTTGAAAAGGACATGGGATTGCTGCACCACTTTAAAAGAATTATCCATTCGTTTTAA
- a CDS encoding RNA polymerase sigma-70 factor, with protein sequence MEKRIDISDELLKRYCKGLCDKNELAWIEEEIKKTPHLKLRVDELNLEIAKEIEMTSFKEFFDFYYPKLMAHACRFIDDDSAKDVVQEVFVNYWEKRKTIQAKNIQAYLYRWVQNNCLNIIRHNNVAGDVLTRIATKRIEAFQLSSDNNESLQNLYTKDIYETIEASLEKLPPRTAEACRLFLFQDLAQKEISEQMDISVRTVETHIYKGFLFLRKDLSDIFFLLFLLYFNK encoded by the coding sequence ATGGAAAAGAGGATTGATATAAGCGATGAACTATTAAAAAGATATTGCAAGGGGCTTTGCGATAAGAATGAACTTGCGTGGATAGAAGAGGAGATTAAAAAAACACCGCATCTAAAGCTGAGGGTGGACGAACTGAACCTTGAAATAGCAAAGGAAATTGAAATGACCTCCTTCAAAGAATTTTTTGATTTTTATTACCCCAAGTTGATGGCACACGCATGCCGTTTTATAGATGATGATTCCGCCAAAGATGTAGTTCAGGAAGTTTTTGTAAATTATTGGGAAAAAAGAAAAACGATTCAGGCAAAAAATATTCAGGCTTATTTGTACCGATGGGTGCAAAATAACTGCCTTAATATTATTAGGCACAACAATGTGGCAGGTGATGTACTCACCCGTATTGCCACAAAACGGATAGAAGCCTTTCAGTTATCGTCAGACAATAACGAGAGTCTTCAAAATCTTTATACAAAAGATATTTACGAAACCATTGAAGCCTCTTTGGAAAAGCTTCCCCCACGCACTGCCGAAGCATGCCGTTTATTTTTATTTCAGGATTTGGCTCAAAAAGAAATTAGCGAGCAAATGGATATTTCGGTCAGAACGGTTGAAACCCACATCTACAAAGGCTTCCTCTTTCTACGAAAAGATTTGAGCGACATCTTTTTTCTTCTTTTTTTATTATATTTTAATAAATAA
- a CDS encoding FecR family protein: MEDQLLFRFLNGQSTSKELEEIELWMSMNKANAEWLFELERMWALKKEFQFAEPQALSEAFALLKMELEKKNNTTSQTHSFDSSHNKATKRVLFSRTKFISWSKNVAAAIIVILLTANIWQMVFPASGELNVIEVQRGNRASVTLSDGTKVWLNSESKLSYPQNFAKDTRLVLLEGEGFFDVTKNTNHPFVVHSDELEVKVLGTKFNFKAYPKEASRVFLKEGKVEVASRNGGDGQNERMILYPNDIISYSNVNGFATIQATNAVATENWISGELVFIDETLEEIVKNLERQYDVQIVIRDAALKTERYNSRAQAGVTLNQMLDLLKRTGEFDYEIQNNQVILFREK, encoded by the coding sequence ATGGAAGATCAATTATTATTTCGTTTCCTTAATGGCCAATCCACTTCTAAAGAGTTGGAAGAGATTGAGTTGTGGATGTCGATGAACAAAGCAAATGCCGAATGGCTTTTTGAATTAGAAAGAATGTGGGCATTGAAAAAAGAATTTCAGTTTGCGGAGCCACAAGCGCTAAGCGAAGCTTTTGCCCTGCTTAAAATGGAATTGGAAAAGAAAAATAATACCACCTCACAAACGCACAGTTTTGATAGCAGCCATAATAAAGCCACAAAACGTGTTTTGTTTTCTCGTACCAAGTTTATTTCGTGGAGTAAGAATGTGGCAGCCGCCATTATCGTTATACTTTTAACGGCCAATATTTGGCAAATGGTGTTTCCCGCCTCCGGAGAGCTTAATGTTATAGAAGTGCAAAGAGGCAACCGTGCATCTGTAACCCTAAGCGATGGCACCAAGGTATGGTTAAACTCGGAGAGTAAACTCTCATACCCCCAAAATTTTGCTAAAGACACCCGCCTTGTTTTATTGGAAGGCGAAGGCTTTTTCGATGTCACAAAAAATACTAATCATCCATTTGTGGTGCATAGCGATGAGCTGGAGGTAAAGGTACTCGGCACCAAATTTAACTTTAAGGCATATCCAAAGGAAGCATCCAGAGTATTTTTGAAAGAAGGTAAGGTTGAGGTCGCATCGCGGAATGGCGGGGACGGCCAAAATGAACGAATGATTCTTTACCCTAACGATATTATATCCTATTCAAATGTCAATGGCTTTGCAACGATACAAGCGACCAACGCTGTAGCTACAGAAAACTGGATTTCGGGAGAACTAGTATTTATTGATGAAACTTTAGAGGAAATAGTTAAGAATCTTGAACGGCAATATGATGTTCAGATTGTTATCAGGGATGCTGCGCTCAAAACCGAGCGATATAACAGTAGGGCACAGGCAGGAGTTACACTAAACCAAATGCTCGACCTTTTGAA
- the gldD gene encoding gliding motility lipoprotein GldD, with protein sequence MKREIVLLAMFTMAIIFMAGCKQHGTPKPRGYYRIAFPEHDYKPFNKKSPYTFDLPVYTEVGDGAQPQTREKYWYNINYPNLNGILHISYKAVDNNLNEMLEDSRKLAYKHSVKADAIAERLFISADKNVYGTLFDIKGDAASPVQFYLTDSVRNFVRGSLYFNSVPNKDSLAPVIDFVKTDIVHLMETFEWKEMPKL encoded by the coding sequence ATGAAGAGGGAGATTGTTTTATTAGCCATGTTTACAATGGCTATTATTTTTATGGCAGGATGCAAGCAGCATGGTACCCCCAAACCGCGTGGTTATTACCGTATCGCATTTCCGGAACATGATTATAAGCCTTTTAACAAAAAATCACCTTACACTTTTGACCTACCCGTTTATACCGAGGTGGGCGATGGAGCGCAGCCCCAGACAAGAGAAAAATATTGGTACAATATTAATTATCCAAATCTTAACGGTATTTTGCATATCAGTTATAAAGCTGTTGATAATAATTTAAATGAGATGTTGGAAGACAGCCGCAAGCTGGCTTACAAGCATTCCGTTAAAGCCGATGCCATAGCAGAGCGTTTGTTTATATCGGCCGATAAAAATGTGTATGGTACCCTCTTTGATATAAAGGGAGATGCCGCCTCGCCCGTACAGTTTTACTTAACCGATAGTGTCCGCAATTTTGTGCGCGGATCCTTATATTTTAATTCTGTGCCTAACAAGGACTCCCTGGCACCCGTAATAGATTTTGTTAAAACGGATATTGTCCATTTAATGGAAACTTTTGAATGGAAAGAGATGCCCAAACTATAA